A region of Nocardioides alkalitolerans DNA encodes the following proteins:
- a CDS encoding AMP-binding protein, with amino-acid sequence MTAPTLHPTLHPSLHDDTFAREQLPPAELWPALEFTTDELQYPDRLNAAVELIDVPAARWPDRVALRTPEGETWTYAELLTRANQVAQVLTEDLGLVTGNRVLLRSPNNPWTVAAWLGVLKAGGIAATTFAALRARELRPIVEKTRPTLALADHRCADDLEELRADVAPDLRIVTFGGDAADDLVRRCAAKSGEFAGVATSADDVALFCPTSGSTGVPKICTHFHRDILSIDHTFGRHVLQLQPDDVVACTAPFAFTFGLGMLVVFPLRAGASALLTEGAPPPVMADLVADHGVTVLATAPTAYKQIIGAGKVQRLAGLRAAVSAGEHIPASTWQRLHDALGLKVIDGIGGTEMLHIYLSAVGDDIRPGATGRPLPGYRATILGPDGEELPPGVEGRLAVRGPVGCRYLADERQRNYVLNGWNLTGDTFTRDEDGYFWFAARTDNMIVSAGYNIGGPEVEAALDDHPDVVESMVLAKPDDDRGSIVCAFVVLRDGVPADHDTVVRLQDHVKQTLAPYKYPREVRFIDALPRNASGKLQHFALRARLAEEAAAAHADAAPVPAGS; translated from the coding sequence ATGACCGCTCCGACGCTCCACCCCACCCTGCACCCCAGCCTCCACGACGACACCTTCGCCCGCGAGCAGCTGCCGCCCGCCGAGCTCTGGCCGGCGCTGGAGTTCACGACGGACGAGCTGCAGTACCCCGACCGCCTCAACGCCGCCGTCGAGCTCATCGACGTGCCGGCGGCGCGCTGGCCCGACCGTGTCGCGCTGCGCACGCCCGAGGGCGAGACGTGGACCTACGCCGAGCTCCTGACGCGCGCCAACCAGGTCGCGCAGGTGCTCACGGAGGACCTCGGGCTCGTCACCGGCAACCGCGTGCTGCTCCGCTCGCCCAACAACCCCTGGACCGTCGCCGCGTGGCTCGGCGTCCTCAAGGCGGGCGGCATCGCGGCCACGACCTTCGCCGCGCTCCGGGCGCGCGAGCTGCGGCCCATCGTCGAGAAGACGCGGCCCACCCTCGCGCTGGCCGACCACCGCTGCGCCGACGACCTCGAGGAGCTGCGCGCCGACGTGGCGCCCGACCTCCGGATCGTGACGTTCGGCGGGGACGCGGCCGACGACCTCGTACGGCGCTGCGCCGCCAAGTCCGGGGAGTTCGCAGGAGTCGCGACCTCCGCCGACGACGTCGCGCTCTTCTGCCCCACGTCGGGCAGCACGGGTGTGCCCAAGATCTGCACGCACTTCCACCGCGACATCCTGTCGATCGACCACACCTTCGGGCGTCACGTGCTGCAGCTGCAGCCGGACGACGTCGTCGCGTGCACCGCGCCGTTCGCCTTCACGTTCGGGCTCGGCATGCTCGTCGTCTTCCCCCTGCGGGCCGGGGCCTCCGCGCTCCTCACGGAGGGCGCGCCGCCGCCGGTCATGGCGGACCTCGTCGCGGACCACGGCGTGACGGTGCTCGCGACCGCGCCCACGGCGTACAAGCAGATCATCGGCGCCGGGAAGGTGCAGCGGCTCGCGGGGCTGCGGGCCGCGGTGAGCGCCGGGGAGCACATCCCGGCGAGCACCTGGCAACGGCTCCACGACGCCCTCGGGCTCAAGGTCATCGACGGCATCGGCGGCACGGAGATGCTGCACATCTACCTCTCCGCGGTCGGCGACGACATCCGTCCGGGGGCGACGGGACGTCCGCTGCCGGGCTACCGGGCCACGATCCTCGGCCCCGACGGCGAGGAGCTGCCGCCGGGCGTCGAGGGGCGGCTCGCCGTACGGGGGCCGGTCGGCTGTCGCTACCTGGCCGACGAGCGCCAGCGGAACTACGTGCTCAACGGCTGGAACCTGACCGGTGACACGTTCACCCGCGACGAGGACGGCTACTTCTGGTTCGCCGCGCGCACGGACAACATGATCGTGTCCGCGGGCTACAACATCGGCGGGCCCGAGGTCGAGGCCGCGCTCGACGACCACCCCGACGTCGTCGAGTCGATGGTGCTCGCCAAGCCCGACGACGACCGCGGCTCCATCGTGTGCGCCTTCGTGGTGCTCCGCGACGGGGTGCCCGCCGACCACGACACCGTCGTGCGGCTGCAGGACCACGTCAAGCAGACGCTCGCGCCGTACAAGTACCCCCGCGAGGTGCGCTTCATCGACGCCCTGCCGCGCAACGCCAGCGGCAAGCTCCAGCACTTCGCGCTCCGCGCCCGGCTCGCCGAGGAGGCCGCCGCCGCGCACGCGGACGCGGCCCCCGTCCCGGCCGGCTCCTGA
- a CDS encoding bifunctional salicylyl-CoA 5-hydroxylase/oxidoreductase, protein MKIAIIGGGPGGLYLAALVKQLGPDHEITVWERNAPEDTFGFGVVFSDETLGGIESADTAVHAAMERGFARWTDIDVDVDGHEFTVGGQGFAAMSRKELLAILQERVAGLGIDVRYRTEAPDVAELRETHDLVVACDGLNSRVRDRYADVFRPDLDRRHNKYIWFGTDKVFEAFQFVVRNTEHGTMQIHGYPYSDAGSTFIVEMHEDVWRRAGLDATEHEVFPPGVSDTYAVERVRELFADVLDGHEILTNNSKWINFTTVRNERWHDGNLVLLGDAAHTAHFSIGSGTKLAMEDALALAACLHEHADLETALAAYETERRPVVESTQRAAQASLEWFEQIGMYADQDPAQFVFNLLTRSRRITFDNLRERDEQFAAQIQAAFAEQVAVAGPARDGATPAMFQPVRIGELELANRVMLSPMDMYSAVDGVPQEFHLVHLGSKALGGAGIVMAEMTCVSPEGRITPGCPGLWTDEQRDAWARVTSFVHEQSRAKIGVQLGHSGRKGSTRLMWDGIDQPLETGNWEVIAPSALPYGEGCHVPREATRADLDRVVADFVAAARRAVEAGFDLIEVHAAHGYLLSSFLSPISNRRTDELGGPLENRLRFPLEVFDAVRAAVPASVPVTVRISATDWIPDGNTADDAVEIARAFVAHGAAAIDVSSGQVGKEEQPAFGRSYQTPFADRIRHEVAAAAGVPVIAVGAISSADDVNSILLAGRADLCALGRTHLYDPSWTLHAAAEQDYRGDGAPWPVQWAAGRRRPPTSRTDRVPPRLSLLRAGADDGVHVRWTPRKPVAAVAV, encoded by the coding sequence ATGAAGATCGCGATCATCGGCGGGGGTCCCGGTGGGCTCTACCTCGCCGCCCTCGTCAAGCAGCTCGGCCCCGACCACGAGATCACCGTCTGGGAGCGCAACGCGCCCGAGGACACGTTCGGCTTCGGCGTCGTGTTCTCCGACGAGACCCTCGGCGGCATCGAGTCGGCCGACACGGCGGTCCACGCCGCCATGGAGCGCGGGTTCGCCCGCTGGACCGACATCGACGTCGACGTCGACGGCCACGAGTTCACGGTGGGCGGGCAGGGCTTCGCGGCGATGAGCCGCAAGGAGCTGCTGGCCATCCTCCAGGAGCGCGTCGCCGGGCTCGGCATCGACGTGCGCTACCGCACCGAGGCGCCCGACGTGGCCGAGCTGCGGGAGACCCACGACCTCGTCGTGGCCTGCGACGGGCTCAACTCCCGCGTCCGCGACCGGTACGCCGACGTGTTCCGCCCCGACCTGGACCGGCGGCACAACAAGTACATCTGGTTCGGCACCGACAAGGTGTTCGAGGCCTTCCAGTTCGTCGTGCGCAACACCGAGCACGGCACGATGCAGATCCACGGCTACCCCTACTCCGACGCGGGGTCGACCTTCATCGTCGAGATGCACGAGGACGTGTGGCGCCGGGCCGGGCTCGACGCCACCGAGCACGAGGTGTTCCCGCCCGGGGTCTCCGACACCTACGCGGTGGAGCGCGTCCGCGAGCTCTTCGCCGACGTGCTCGACGGCCACGAGATCCTCACCAACAACTCGAAGTGGATCAACTTCACGACGGTGCGCAACGAGCGGTGGCACGACGGCAACCTCGTGCTGCTCGGCGACGCCGCCCACACGGCGCACTTCTCGATCGGCTCCGGCACCAAGCTGGCGATGGAGGACGCGCTCGCCCTGGCCGCGTGCCTGCACGAGCACGCCGACCTCGAGACCGCGCTCGCGGCGTACGAGACCGAGCGGCGGCCGGTGGTGGAGTCGACGCAGCGCGCCGCGCAGGCGTCGCTGGAGTGGTTCGAGCAGATCGGGATGTATGCCGACCAGGACCCCGCGCAGTTCGTCTTCAACCTGCTGACCCGCTCGCGGCGCATCACGTTCGACAACCTGCGCGAGCGCGACGAGCAGTTCGCGGCGCAGATCCAGGCGGCGTTCGCGGAGCAGGTCGCCGTGGCCGGACCGGCGCGCGACGGCGCCACGCCGGCGATGTTCCAGCCGGTGCGCATCGGCGAGCTCGAGCTCGCGAACCGCGTGATGCTCTCGCCGATGGACATGTACTCCGCCGTCGACGGCGTGCCGCAGGAGTTCCACCTGGTGCACCTCGGCTCGAAGGCGCTGGGTGGCGCCGGCATCGTCATGGCGGAGATGACCTGCGTGTCGCCGGAGGGGCGGATCACGCCCGGCTGCCCGGGGTTGTGGACGGACGAGCAGCGCGACGCGTGGGCGCGGGTGACGTCGTTCGTGCACGAGCAGAGCCGCGCGAAGATCGGCGTGCAGCTCGGTCACTCCGGCCGCAAGGGCTCGACCCGCCTCATGTGGGACGGGATCGACCAGCCGCTCGAGACCGGCAACTGGGAGGTCATCGCGCCCTCCGCGCTGCCGTACGGCGAGGGGTGCCACGTGCCGCGGGAGGCGACGCGGGCCGACCTGGACCGGGTGGTGGCCGACTTCGTGGCGGCGGCCCGGCGGGCCGTGGAGGCGGGCTTCGACCTGATCGAGGTGCACGCGGCGCACGGCTACCTGCTGTCGTCGTTCCTCTCGCCGATCTCCAACCGGCGCACCGACGAGCTCGGCGGTCCGCTCGAGAACCGCCTGCGGTTCCCGCTCGAGGTGTTCGACGCGGTGCGCGCCGCGGTGCCGGCGTCCGTCCCGGTGACGGTGCGCATCTCGGCCACCGACTGGATCCCCGACGGCAACACCGCCGACGACGCGGTCGAGATCGCCCGGGCGTTCGTCGCCCACGGTGCCGCGGCCATCGACGTCTCGTCGGGCCAGGTCGGCAAGGAGGAGCAGCCGGCGTTCGGCCGGTCCTACCAGACCCCGTTCGCCGACCGGATCCGCCACGAGGTGGCCGCGGCCGCCGGCGTGCCGGTCATCGCGGTGGGGGCGATCTCGTCGGCCGACGACGTGAACTCGATCCTGCTCGCGGGGCGTGCGGACCTCTGCGCGCTGGGCCGCACCCACCTCTACGACCCCAGCTGGACCCTGCACGCGGCGGCGGAGCAGGACTACCGGGGCGACGGCGCGCCGTGGCCCGTGCAGTGGGCGGCCGGCCGTCGTCGTCCGCCGACGTCGCGCACCGACCGGGTGCCGCCGCGGCTGTCGCTCCTGCGTGCGGGCGCCGACGACGGCGTGCACGTGCGGTGGACGCCGCGGAAGCCGGTCGCCGCCGTGGCGGTCTGA